Proteins found in one Bremerella volcania genomic segment:
- a CDS encoding class I SAM-dependent methyltransferase has translation MATFLDWQIAACPKCHHGLELRGDTVVCTNAECHSEFPTTEGVPILVREDNSIFDTQSFLKKEDTFFRSIPKWREWISHRIPDVSLNINADRNAQKLLDLLKSRPGRTRVLVVGGGVVGAGLGDALKDLDIEWVETDVSWGPQTKVICDAHDLPFRDGVFDAVIVQAVLEHVVDPARCVDEIHRVLKDDGVVYADTPFIQQVHGRQYDFTRFTRLGHRRLFRHFEEIDSGISCGPGVALAWSLRYFLLSFFSSQRMRGAVSFASRISFFWLKYFDYYLAKKKQAMDAASAFFFLGRKSPSILSDRELLSDYQGGF, from the coding sequence ATGGCAACGTTTCTCGACTGGCAGATTGCCGCGTGCCCTAAGTGTCATCATGGGCTGGAGTTACGTGGTGATACCGTCGTATGCACCAATGCCGAGTGTCACTCGGAATTCCCGACCACCGAAGGCGTGCCGATCCTGGTCCGTGAAGACAACAGCATCTTCGATACGCAATCTTTCCTGAAAAAAGAAGACACCTTCTTTCGTTCAATCCCCAAATGGCGCGAGTGGATCAGTCACCGAATCCCCGACGTCTCCCTGAATATCAATGCGGATCGAAATGCCCAGAAGCTATTGGATCTGCTCAAAAGCCGACCAGGCCGAACCCGCGTTTTGGTCGTGGGCGGCGGAGTTGTCGGAGCAGGCCTCGGAGACGCGCTGAAGGATCTCGATATCGAATGGGTCGAGACGGATGTTTCCTGGGGGCCCCAAACCAAAGTCATTTGCGATGCCCACGACCTACCGTTTCGCGATGGCGTCTTCGATGCGGTCATCGTCCAAGCGGTTCTCGAACATGTCGTCGACCCAGCACGCTGCGTCGACGAGATCCATCGCGTGCTAAAGGATGACGGCGTCGTCTATGCCGATACACCATTCATCCAACAGGTACACGGCCGACAGTACGACTTCACTCGCTTTACCCGTTTGGGACATCGCCGGCTGTTTCGTCACTTCGAGGAAATCGACAGCGGCATCAGCTGCGGTCCCGGCGTCGCGCTGGCCTGGTCGCTGCGTTACTTCTTGCTGAGCTTCTTTTCGTCGCAGCGAATGCGGGGAGCGGTTAGCTTTGCCTCACGGATTTCCTTCTTCTGGCTGAAATATTTCGACTACTATCTCGCCAAAAAGAAACAGGCAATGGACGCCGCCTCGGCGTTTTTCTTCCTGGGTCGCAAGAGTCCCAGCATTTTGTCCGATCGAGAACTGCTATCCGACTACCAAGGCGGATTCTAG
- a CDS encoding redoxin domain-containing protein, whose product MKSHKAHWAMALGVSMVCGSSVLAAGPTAEQALQLQPIQENVNYQTPDANQIPKCNIGAEKVGEAAGWVVTGPNGERLRVFLDTNNDKKVDFWAYYKDGVEVYRDVDTDFNGKADQYRWLGMAGTRWGLDKDEDGLVDQWKMISAEEVSAELVEAAKTGDADRFAALLPTDAEFQSLGLTGERAQEVADKIDNGAEEFVIWARQQKLIDKGTKWVHFGATRPGIVPAGTEGVSKDLVVYENAIAMLDKAGEHSQLELGTLVRIGDAWRLIGAPAGDPGAADLASNPQGYFFSVSYSGNPAAGQAGMGVGGEIQEILTSLEELDQKMAQAASADQREKLAMDRIEVIKKVIAAANDDEMRENWIKQLADALSGGIQTGELSQGLGQLQSLADQVEKRAPKSDLAAYVRFREMSAGYTQQFQDPKADYAKIQEAWLAKLEGFIDTYPKSPDAAEAMMQLAIAHEFAGEEENAKKWYARIRTDFSGTVLGDKANGAIRRLDAVGKPFVIRGTTVDGKKLDSSGAKGSALLVHYWATWCEPCKEDMDVIRQMQAKYGARGFQVVGVSLDSSQADLKQFLTANRLAWPQLYEEGGLDSRYALEMGVLTLPTMILVGPDGKVISRSLHISQLDTELGKLIK is encoded by the coding sequence ATGAAGAGTCACAAGGCTCATTGGGCGATGGCCCTGGGCGTAAGCATGGTTTGTGGGAGTTCGGTATTGGCTGCCGGACCGACCGCGGAGCAAGCTTTGCAGTTGCAGCCCATTCAAGAGAACGTCAACTACCAGACGCCTGACGCGAATCAAATCCCCAAATGCAACATTGGGGCGGAAAAGGTCGGCGAAGCTGCCGGCTGGGTCGTCACAGGGCCCAACGGAGAACGCCTACGGGTGTTTCTCGATACCAACAACGATAAGAAGGTCGATTTCTGGGCCTACTATAAGGACGGCGTCGAGGTCTACCGCGACGTCGATACCGACTTCAACGGCAAGGCCGATCAGTATCGTTGGCTTGGCATGGCGGGTACCCGGTGGGGGCTCGATAAAGACGAAGACGGTTTGGTCGATCAGTGGAAGATGATTTCGGCCGAAGAAGTCTCTGCTGAACTGGTCGAAGCGGCCAAGACCGGCGATGCCGACCGCTTTGCTGCCCTTCTGCCCACCGATGCCGAGTTCCAGTCGCTCGGGCTTACCGGTGAGCGTGCCCAAGAGGTGGCCGATAAGATCGACAACGGCGCCGAGGAGTTCGTCATTTGGGCTCGCCAGCAAAAGCTGATTGATAAGGGGACCAAGTGGGTTCACTTCGGTGCGACTCGACCTGGAATCGTGCCTGCCGGAACCGAAGGTGTTTCCAAGGATCTAGTCGTCTACGAAAACGCCATCGCCATGCTCGATAAGGCTGGAGAACACAGCCAGCTTGAGCTGGGGACGCTTGTTCGGATCGGGGATGCCTGGCGTTTGATCGGAGCACCCGCTGGTGATCCAGGGGCAGCTGATTTGGCCTCCAATCCTCAAGGCTATTTTTTCTCGGTTAGTTACAGTGGCAATCCAGCTGCTGGGCAAGCCGGAATGGGCGTTGGAGGCGAGATTCAGGAGATTCTGACTTCGCTGGAAGAACTCGATCAGAAGATGGCTCAAGCTGCTTCGGCCGATCAGCGTGAAAAGTTGGCGATGGACCGTATTGAAGTCATCAAAAAGGTGATCGCGGCCGCCAACGACGACGAAATGCGTGAGAACTGGATCAAACAGCTGGCCGACGCACTGAGCGGCGGCATTCAAACGGGTGAGCTGAGCCAGGGTCTCGGTCAGCTTCAATCGCTGGCAGATCAGGTCGAAAAGCGAGCCCCTAAGAGCGATCTGGCGGCCTACGTTCGTTTCCGTGAGATGTCGGCCGGTTACACCCAGCAGTTCCAGGATCCCAAGGCCGATTACGCCAAGATTCAAGAAGCATGGCTGGCCAAGCTCGAGGGCTTCATCGACACTTACCCCAAGAGTCCTGACGCAGCCGAAGCCATGATGCAGTTGGCGATCGCTCATGAATTCGCAGGCGAAGAAGAGAACGCCAAGAAATGGTACGCTCGAATTCGTACCGATTTCTCCGGTACCGTTCTGGGGGATAAGGCCAACGGAGCGATCCGTCGTCTCGACGCCGTTGGGAAGCCGTTCGTCATCCGTGGGACGACGGTCGATGGCAAGAAGCTCGATTCTTCCGGTGCGAAAGGCAGCGCCCTGCTGGTACATTACTGGGCAACCTGGTGCGAGCCGTGCAAGGAAGATATGGACGTCATCCGCCAGATGCAGGCCAAGTATGGGGCTCGCGGTTTTCAGGTCGTTGGCGTCAGCTTGGATTCCAGCCAGGCAGACCTCAAGCAGTTCCTTACTGCCAATCGCCTGGCATGGCCTCAGCTGTATGAAGAAGGTGGTCTCGATAGCCGCTATGCTCTCGAGATGGGCGTCCTTACGTTGCCCACCATGATCTTGGTTGGCCCTGACGGCAAGGTCATCAGCCGCAGTCTTCATATCTCGCAGTTGGATACCGAACTGGGCAAGTTGATCAAATAG
- a CDS encoding Maf family protein, with protein MMAKFAESLILASQSPRRQLLLKEAGYDVTVVTPSPHAETPPRLDETPRESVLRIAREKAEDVAGRVEKGVILAGDTLAELHGQPLGKPTDRDHAREILRALRGQDHFVWSAICLWRRPTDEIIVDVDRTTVKMAPLSDEEIEEYLDSGLWEGKAGAFGIQDRTGWVDIDEGSLTNVVGLPMELLSRMLSQMKQ; from the coding sequence ATGATGGCGAAATTCGCTGAATCTCTCATTTTGGCCAGTCAGTCTCCTCGACGGCAACTCCTGTTAAAAGAGGCAGGCTACGATGTTACGGTAGTCACGCCGAGCCCCCATGCGGAAACGCCTCCTCGTCTAGACGAAACGCCGCGGGAATCGGTTCTTCGGATCGCGCGAGAAAAAGCGGAAGACGTCGCTGGCCGAGTCGAAAAAGGAGTCATTCTCGCCGGGGATACGCTGGCGGAGCTTCATGGTCAGCCGCTCGGCAAGCCCACCGATCGTGACCATGCTCGCGAGATTCTAAGAGCCTTGCGCGGGCAGGATCACTTTGTGTGGTCCGCCATTTGTCTGTGGCGCCGGCCGACGGATGAGATCATCGTGGATGTCGATCGAACAACCGTAAAGATGGCCCCTCTTTCCGACGAAGAAATCGAAGAGTACCTCGATTCCGGCCTCTGGGAAGGAAAAGCCGGTGCGTTTGGGATTCAAGATCGCACCGGCTGGGTCGATATCGACGAGGGAAGCCTTACCAACGTGGTGGGACTGCCCATGGAGTTGCTTTCGCGAATGCTAAGTCAGATGAAGCAATGA
- a CDS encoding AraC family transcriptional regulator — protein sequence MDETLPSWGVLILESHHGPDFEMEFRVHDFVKMLYVISGNGHVHVAEDRHEVGPRDMVVVLPGRKNRIEDSPNSPISCYVLCVHRSLLSFDQQAVSALPLGLLPRQAHFAQRIERRLRRLLYQQLQNSPLTPLAMVSNGLEILSLISSHRVDKSDGLTDLSQEPGVDEMVAYIRHLDTHFFEATTIDEASTNIGIPRRRFTQLFRGVTGQTWLNYVQELRVEHACKLLETTDRPITSIAFECGFAELSTFYRAFRKMRDVTPSAWRRSRAD from the coding sequence TTGGATGAGACCCTGCCTTCGTGGGGTGTCTTGATTCTCGAAAGTCATCACGGTCCTGACTTCGAGATGGAGTTTCGCGTCCATGACTTCGTGAAGATGCTTTACGTGATCTCGGGTAATGGTCACGTACATGTGGCCGAAGATCGCCATGAGGTGGGGCCACGAGACATGGTGGTGGTTTTGCCGGGCCGCAAGAACCGCATCGAAGACTCACCGAACTCGCCTATTTCCTGCTATGTGCTGTGTGTGCACCGCTCGCTGCTCTCGTTCGACCAGCAAGCGGTTTCGGCCTTGCCACTAGGGCTGCTGCCCCGTCAGGCACACTTTGCCCAGCGAATCGAGCGTCGCCTGCGGCGTCTGCTTTATCAGCAACTGCAAAATAGTCCCTTAACCCCATTGGCGATGGTTTCGAATGGGCTGGAAATCCTTTCGCTAATTTCCAGTCACCGCGTCGACAAGTCGGATGGGCTGACGGATCTGTCGCAAGAGCCAGGTGTTGACGAGATGGTGGCCTACATTCGCCATCTGGATACCCACTTCTTTGAAGCCACGACGATTGACGAGGCCTCGACCAATATCGGGATCCCCCGTCGTCGCTTTACCCAATTGTTTCGTGGGGTAACCGGACAGACCTGGCTGAACTACGTGCAAGAGCTGCGCGTCGAACATGCTTGTAAGCTCCTGGAAACGACCGATCGTCCGATTACCTCGATTGCATTCGAGTGCGGGTTCGCCGAACTTTCGACTTTCTACCGCGCATTTCGCAAGATGCGCGACGTGACCCCCAGTGCCTGGCGTCGTTCTCGAGCTGACTAG
- a CDS encoding BON domain-containing protein, translated as MSRLIHLAIIAAFMAVPAIAMGGDTEIAQSIVKQLQAKKSEGSLKGFNIGLRVEEGVVWLEGHVSNPQQHDLAIDIARRVSGVERVVDGIRIEGNVIAQPEATEPVSAPRDLAAGDLSKPAPQVQPEPAAKPMVREVAQQVPAIPQIMEGPSLEPQGEFSFSPVQPVSAEKPSEERSVLANQPTPATPIRQLKPVPAGQPRPIPAQAPAYQVAANNNAAAANANAQMVQQPMATVAPPAYYPAQYGYGYYRPTRYDHPHMPGYAWPAYAAHPNYAAVTYPRQYSPQAWPYIGPFYPYPQVPLGWRKVEMEWKDGWWTLDFKARRHNSF; from the coding sequence ATGTCACGTCTAATTCATTTGGCGATCATCGCGGCCTTTATGGCCGTGCCTGCGATCGCGATGGGTGGGGATACCGAAATTGCCCAGTCCATCGTCAAGCAGCTGCAAGCCAAGAAGTCGGAAGGAAGTCTGAAAGGCTTCAATATTGGTTTGCGAGTGGAAGAAGGGGTCGTCTGGCTGGAAGGCCACGTCTCGAACCCTCAACAGCATGATCTGGCGATCGATATCGCTCGTCGTGTTTCTGGTGTGGAACGCGTTGTCGATGGCATTCGCATCGAAGGCAACGTGATCGCTCAACCAGAAGCGACCGAGCCGGTATCCGCTCCGCGTGATCTGGCCGCTGGCGATCTGAGCAAGCCTGCTCCTCAGGTTCAGCCTGAACCGGCTGCCAAGCCTATGGTTCGGGAAGTCGCTCAGCAAGTGCCTGCCATTCCGCAGATCATGGAAGGGCCTTCGCTCGAGCCACAAGGCGAGTTCAGCTTCTCTCCGGTTCAGCCGGTTAGTGCTGAAAAGCCGAGTGAAGAACGCAGCGTTCTGGCCAATCAGCCAACGCCAGCGACTCCGATCCGTCAGCTGAAGCCAGTTCCGGCTGGTCAGCCTCGACCGATCCCCGCTCAAGCACCGGCCTACCAGGTTGCCGCGAACAACAATGCCGCCGCTGCCAACGCCAATGCTCAAATGGTTCAGCAGCCGATGGCGACTGTGGCTCCTCCGGCTTACTACCCAGCTCAGTACGGCTATGGTTACTACCGACCAACTCGGTACGACCACCCGCACATGCCTGGCTACGCCTGGCCTGCCTACGCGGCTCACCCGAACTACGCGGCGGTTACCTACCCGCGTCAGTACTCGCCGCAAGCCTGGCCGTACATCGGCCCATTCTATCCTTACCCACAAGTCCCGCTGGGATGGCGTAAGGTCGAAATGGAATGGAAAGATGGCTGGTGGACGCTGGACTTCAAGGCCCGCCGTCACAACTCCTTCTAA